Genomic DNA from Nitratidesulfovibrio vulgaris str. Hildenborough:
CGGGCGCACGGTGTTGTACTCCTGCCTCCACGCCTCGATAATCCGTCCTGCCTCGGCTAGTGAGAAGAAGGCCTGAGCATTCAGGCACTCTTCCCGAAACCGGCCATTGAAGCTTTCGATGTGGCCGTTTTCAGTCTGCTTGCCGGGGCGAGAGGAACTCCAGCCTTACTCTCGCCCATGCGCCCACAGGTCTAGGGCCATCCGCTGAACTCCAGACTGTTGCCGGTGCGGATGACCGCCGGACACTGTCGCAGAGCTTTCAGCCGCTCCAAGCCTAGGCGATCCGCGCGCCTGTCGGGGAGTGCTCCGCTTCGATCGCCTGACAGCACCGAGCATAGCGGTCAACGACGGTCAGTATGCAAAGCCTGTGGTCGTTCATTAGACAGTCGCCCCATGAAATCCATGGCCCCAATGCTGATTCGGCCCCCTTGAGACATGGCGTCACCACCCGCAGAGGCTTATCCGTTTGCTGCGGTGCTCGAGCCTGAGGACAGCCCTTCCTCCCGATACACTCGAGCGACGCGCTTGTGGTTCACGACGAGGCCTTTGCGGTGCAATAGGGTCTGCAACCGTGGGCTGTCGACGCGCAGAAGTTCCTCGGTCAGGCCACGCAGACGGAGGCGCAATTCAACGTTGCAATCTTGTCCTGACGGTCGTCTGAAGGTCCGTCGATTCATCTCTATCAGCTGGCAGCCCGCCGCTCTGAAAAACGTGCACCTTGATGGCGTAACGCACGGCCAAGCTCTGCTCGGTGGGCTCTACCTGCTGTTTCCAAGGATTTCCTTGAGCACTTGGATGTTCAGGGGCTGCTTCGCTACGAGCCGCTTCAGGCGCTGGTTCTCCTCCTCAATCCGCCTCAAGTGACGCGCTTCGGACACGTCCAGTCCGCCGTACTTACTGCGCCACTTGCAAAACGTCGCGTCGGACATCACATGCTGTCGGCACAGGGACGCTACCGTCATCCCGACTTCGGCTTGCTTGAGAATTGCAATGACGTTCTCCTTGGTGAATCTGCTCTTTCACATGACGATGGAGTCCTTGGCCTGCGTCACGAACTAATAGCTGGATACATGGGGGGGAAAGGTCACGCAAGCCCGACGGAGAACGTCCTCCATCTGTCTGCACTGGCGGGCCACGGCACCATGGAGGTGGGTAAGGAGGTGTATGCGGCCTGCGGAGAGGGCAATGTCCCAGTAGCCCAGTAAACGCCGCGCCTGACGCTGAGGGCTGTGTCAGGAGGTGGTTTAGCCTGTCGACACGTGGCATCACCTGTCGACTGTCTTTACAATGCATTAGATGAACATGATCTTTCTTTACATCATGTTGCATTGCCGCGTCGGCAATGAGTTGTCGGAAGACCTTACAGTTGCCTGAAGTGGATGTCTTTTGTCGTAATTATGTATGATATAGCAGTATGTTAGTGTGTTATTTCTGGCGGTATGCAACTTGCAAATCGATGACATACTATGGAGGTTCTTATGAGACTTGTCGCTCTTTTTGCATCGTTTTGCATGATCGTGTCGCTTATGTTGTCACCGGTAAGGGCCTCGACGATCTATCAGATTGATGATGGCATCGGAGACGAGTCCATCGGCGTGACAACACCAGGCCTCTCGTGGACATGGATGAACAGTTTCAATGCCGTGGGAGGACAGGATCAGATAACCAGCGTGAGTATTATGTGGGGTCAGGTGAGCGACGGGCTTGCTGCCCTGGTCAAGATTTGGGACGATCCCAACAATGACGGCAACCCCAATGACCGGGTGCTCTTGAACACCCTTGAGGTTGTCATCTCCAACGCCAATACGGACGTCTTCAGTCTCTACGACATCGCCGATACGCTTGTGTCGGGTTCGTTCTTCGTCGGAGTGGAGATGGCTTCTGATTCGAATATGTACCCTGCCCGTATCGACTTTACCTTGCCCCACCAGCAAAGAAGCTGGGTAGGCACACTGGATGGGCAGATTGCCATGAACCTGATCGACAACTACGGCTACGCCGGAAACTGGATGATCAGGGCCAACGGTGCTGGAACCGCACCAGTGCCGGAGCCGTCAACCTTCTTGCTGCTCGGTTCGGGCCTGCTTGGGTTGTTCGCCTTCAGGGCTCGACCAGAGCGTGACTGGACTTGCCAGAATGATCAGCCGGGGGGCGCAAAGCTCCCCGGCTTTGTGTTGCTGGCGATAGGGAAGGTGCTGGAGGTTGGCCTTGGGCAGGTCGGCCTCGTGGTGCGGGGTGACGCACAGCACTCCACCGCGCGGACCGGGCGTGTCGCTCTTGCGCTGGGGAACGGACGTGGACAATGAAGGTTGCCTGCCCGGCATCCTCTCCCGTCCACACTGATATTGAAGCCGCTGATTGTGGCACCAGCACTGGGCAGATCGTCGCGCAGTCCGCGCAACAGGGCGTCCGGCGTCGTGCCTGTCGGTATGCGTCAGGCTGAAGCCGCTTTCGGCATGGGGCGCTCGGGTATGATGAGCAGATGTGCCTCTGACGCTGTGTGTTTGTCGCGGAAGGCGTAACGGCTGGCGTCCTCGCACAACACCTGCGGAGGATGCAGGGCAAGACAGGGCGGACAGCACGTCTGACGGAAGAGGGCTCATGTCTCATCCATGGTCTTGGCGTCCTGCGTCCTGAAGGCCTCGCCGCGGCGGATGGCCGTGCTGTAGTCGTTGCGCAGCGATGATTGTGGCGGGGGTGCGGCCTTCTGACCGTAACGTGAAAGCTCCACATGCATCGTGAAGCTGGTGATTGGAGCGCAGGGATTTGATTGCCCGTAGTGTTTGTTGCGTGCGTGAACGCGCTATGTAGTCCTTAAGCAGCATATGTCATGCATATGTTGTTTGTGAAGTGATGGAACATGGTCGTGTATGTCAACGGCAATGGCCATATAAAACGAGTGCGACATGATATTTTATGGTCATTCTGGAGTTTTGATATCTCTAGTGCGGTTGATGTGTTTTTTTTGATACTATTTAATCGATTTGAGTTTTTTTATTTTTGCACTCAATGCTTGTTGGGTTATGCCGAGAAGTCCAGATGCTACTGTCTGATTGCCACCAGATATTTCCATGGCTTTGCATATGAGTTTTGATGTCATCGTGTCGATGGCAGACTTGAGTGTGGGAAGATTTTCTGTTGTGAATTGTAAGGTTTCTAAATCGTCCGTTGTGCCTATTGATGATGTGAGCAATTTTGTGTCGCATTCGTTCATTATGTATTGTCTGAAAGAAGATGAGGATAGCATGTGTGAAGCATGATTCATGAATGCATCGGAAATCATGCCGCGAAGTTCTCGGATATTGCCGGGAAAGGCATAAGACCTGAGCAGATTGATTAGTTCCGGGTGGTATGACGGCGGCTTGCGTTTCTGTTCCCGTGCGTCAAGTTCGAGGAAGTGGTCGAGGAGGCAGGGAATGTCGCCAGGCCTCTCTCTCAGTGGAGGAATGTGTATCCTGTGTGTCGTGAGCCTGTAGTAGAGGTCGTCTCTAAAGAGTCCCCTGTGCCGCAGGTCGACGAGGTTCTTGAGGGTCGATGCCACGATTCGAACGTTGGCCTTCTTCGCGTTGTCTGACCCTACGGGGAAGTACTCCTTCTCCTGCAACAGCCGTAGCAGCTTGACCTGTGACAGTGCTGGCAAGTCGCCTATCTCGTCGAGGAACAGCGTCCCCCCCGCCGCCTTTTCGACAAGCCCTGCCCGGGGCGTGTCGGCACCTGTGAAGGCACCTCTGGAGTGTCCGAAGAGCGTGTCGGCGAAGACCGGGTCATCGAAAGCCGCGATGTTGACGGCGACGAACTCGCCCTTGCGTCCGCTCAAGCGATGGAGCGCCTGCGCGACAAGCTCCTTGCCAGTCCCTGTCTCTCCGGTGATGAGTATGGGCTTCGTGCTCGGGGCGACTGCCTCACAATACCTGAAGATTGCATGCATCTTTTGGTCCTGAGTGACGATATCTGAAAAGGCCTCAGGATGCCGTATTTCTCCATCCAGAAGAGATGCACGCAGAAGCCGATTCTCACGCTCAAGTTCCCGTCGCTCCAATGCCTGCTGAACCCTGTTGCGCAGATGGTCCTTGTCTACCGGTTTGAGAATGTAGTCCTGCGCGCCGTTGCGTATGCACTCAACCACCGAATCTATGTCGTTCACGGCCGTGATGATGATTATCGGTACCTCGGGCCGTCTGCGCTTTATCTCCTCGATGAGTTCAGTGCCGCTCACATGGGGCATGATGAGGTCCAGCAGTATGAGCTCGGCTTCATGCTCGGCAATGAAGGGCAAGACCTTTCTGCTGTCGTCCATGGTGACGATGTTGGTGTAGCCCGATGACACCAGCGCGACCTCGAAGCCGTCGAGTGCGGCTCGTTCGTCGTCAACGACAAGTATGGGGCGCTCGGGGAAGACTCGTGTACTCATGGCAAAGGCTCCTGCTGCTGGAGGGGGGGGCGCTCTGGTGCCTGAAATCTGAGCGTCACGGTGGTTCCCCGGCCCGGTTCGGAAGAGAATTGCATGTTGCCTCCATGTTCCTTGATGATTCCCGCCGAGACCGAGAGACCGAGTCCCGTTCCGCCCTGATCACGCTTCGTGGTATAGAACGGGTCGCAAATGTGCGTGAGTTGCTCCTGTGTTATGCCATGCCCCTCGTCGACGATTTCGAAGCAGACAGTGCCGTCTGCCCGGTAGGTGCGCATGTGAATGCCCTGCCGCCTGTTTTGCAGGGCCTGATAGGCGTTCTGGATGAGATTGACGAGTATCTGCTCTATGCGTCGCTGGTCGCCCCGAAAGGCAGGCAGTCCGTCCTCGGTCTCGACGACGAGCCGGTTGGTGGCCTTCCGCAGTGGCGTTGTCAGCAGTTCGAGCGCAGAATGCACGGCCTTGTTCAGGTCGACGCTCCCGCTCATGTCCAGCGGCACTTGCCGGGCATAGTCCTTCAGGTTGCAAATGATAGTGGACACGCGTTCGGCTCCCTGATGGATGCCGCGCAGCAGTTTCGGAATGCTCTTGCGCGCGTAGTCGAACGGCATTCCCGCTATCCACAGGTCTTCCTTTTTGCTCTCGCGGTCGAGAATGTGGATGGAGTCGTCCCATATGGATTGCAACAGGCCGATATTCATGCGGATGAAACTGGAGGGGTTGTTGATCTCGTGCGCCACGCCCGCGACAAGAATGCCAAGGGACGCCATCTTGTCTGCCTGCCTCACGGATTCGAAACTGCGTTCCAGTTCTTCGGTGCGCAGCCTTACCTGACTTTCGAGACTCTCGTTCAGTTCTTTGAGGCGTTCTTCGCTGTGGCGGAGTTTTTCCTCGGCGAGTTTGCGTTCGGTGATGTCGTCCAGCAACCATATGCTGCCGTATTCCACATGGACGGGATCGACGACACTGACGGAGAGTACGCACCAGTACTGTTGCGTGCTGGAATGGAAGATGGGCAGTTCGACATCGAACTTCCCGCCACTTACATGGGCGGCGCGCACTTCGTTCATGATGTCGGTGCCGGTACCCAGCTTGGCGAGGATGGTGCCAAGGGGCATGGTCGCCCCTTGCCGCAGGTCGTCGGCAAGGCCACACAGCCGCATGAAACGGTTGTTGCCCCACACCACCCGCTTCTCTCGCACGTAGGCGATGCCGATTGAAGCGTTCTCGAGTATGAGGCGCTGCTGGCTGGCCGATTCCGCCAGCTGGGCGCTCATGGCCTCACGTCTTTTGACCTCTTCGTTCAGTTCGTGGATGTGCCTGTCCAGTTCGTCTTCAGTCCGCAGTCGCGTCTCCTGGATGAGCGATGACCACCATACCCATATGCCGTTGATGAGCGAGGAGAAGACGAAGATCGTGGCACATATCTCTTCTAGCAGGGGGCTGCCGAGCCCCGTGTTCCTGAAGTAGGCGTAGCAGAGGACGAAGATGAGGGCCTGTGCACAGAAGATATTGAAGAAATGCAGGCAGAATATCTTGGCCCTGCGGCTGAGGTGCAGGAACGGGAGGGGAATCTTCGCCTCGTCCCATGCCTCCTTGCGTCCGGCCGTTGCGTGCGCGAGGCGTTTGCAGAAACCTCCGCATACGCTGTCGAGGGAACAGCATAGCGAGCATACGGGTTCGTCATAGGCGGGACAGTACACCATGTCGCCCGCCTCGTAGCTGTTGCCGCAGGTGGTGCATGTGGTGCTGGCGGTGAGCGAGACCGGTTCGGCCTTGCGCGCCATGTAGTACTTGCCGCCTGTGAGAAGGGCTATGCCCACTGCCGTGGGGACGGAGACGACGAGGGCGACGAGGGGGGCGAACGCTTGCGGCAAGGGGCCGAAAGCCCCCCGGTAGCAAAGGAGGGACACGCCAGACGCCATGAGCATGGCGCCGAAGCCCACGGGGTTGAGGTTGTACAGGTTGGCCCTCTTGTATTCGATGTGCCTCGGGCTGAGGCCGAGGGGCTTGAGGATGACAAGGTCGGCGAAGAGGGCCCCCACCCACGAGACGGCGAACATCGCATAGACCATCAGCACCGAATGCAGCAGGTAGAAGACGCCGAACTGCATGAGCAGAAGGGATATCGTCACGTTGAAGACGAGCCACAGCGCCCTGCCGGGGTGGCTGTGAGAGATGCGTGAGAAGAAGTTCGACCATGCCAGCGAGCCGGCGTAGGCGTTGGTGACGTTGATCTTCACCTGACACACGATCACGAAGATGGTTGTCGTGGCGAGAGTGAGCCCGCCCGTTCCGAGCAACGCC
This window encodes:
- a CDS encoding ATP-binding protein encodes the protein MQTPLHDARSLSIKALKRRRIYNALVVNEAIEDYSLRSAAKSFRRWPCWLLANTALGGITFMALEAIGALLVLNNGFVNSTLAILCVSAIIILTGLPISYYASRYNVDIDLLTRGAGFGYYGSTVTSLIYASYTIIFFAIEAAIMAKALSVGLGIPIHLGYLISSVVIIPLVFYGITFINKLQLYTQPVWVVLTVILFAYILTCDPTALDAWVEYTGKDGMAAGFDPLLFGGALSVLFSLVPQIGEQVDYLRFLPDKTPENKGAWWLSMAAAGPGWIVVGCLKLLGGSFLAVYFMQKAGARISDALDPVNLYYNGFSALLGTGGLTLATTTIFVIVCQVKINVTNAYAGSLAWSNFFSRISHSHPGRALWLVFNVTISLLLMQFGVFYLLHSVLMVYAMFAVSWVGALFADLVILKPLGLSPRHIEYKRANLYNLNPVGFGAMLMASGVSLLCYRGAFGPLPQAFAPLVALVVSVPTAVGIALLTGGKYYMARKAEPVSLTASTTCTTCGNSYEAGDMVYCPAYDEPVCSLCCSLDSVCGGFCKRLAHATAGRKEAWDEAKIPLPFLHLSRRAKIFCLHFFNIFCAQALIFVLCYAYFRNTGLGSPLLEEICATIFVFSSLINGIWVWWSSLIQETRLRTEDELDRHIHELNEEVKRREAMSAQLAESASQQRLILENASIGIAYVREKRVVWGNNRFMRLCGLADDLRQGATMPLGTILAKLGTGTDIMNEVRAAHVSGGKFDVELPIFHSSTQQYWCVLSVSVVDPVHVEYGSIWLLDDITERKLAEEKLRHSEERLKELNESLESQVRLRTEELERSFESVRQADKMASLGILVAGVAHEINNPSSFIRMNIGLLQSIWDDSIHILDRESKKEDLWIAGMPFDYARKSIPKLLRGIHQGAERVSTIICNLKDYARQVPLDMSGSVDLNKAVHSALELLTTPLRKATNRLVVETEDGLPAFRGDQRRIEQILVNLIQNAYQALQNRRQGIHMRTYRADGTVCFEIVDEGHGITQEQLTHICDPFYTTKRDQGGTGLGLSVSAGIIKEHGGNMQFSSEPGRGTTVTLRFQAPERPPLQQQEPLP
- a CDS encoding sigma-54-dependent transcriptional regulator, whose product is MSTRVFPERPILVVDDERAALDGFEVALVSSGYTNIVTMDDSRKVLPFIAEHEAELILLDLIMPHVSGTELIEEIKRRRPEVPIIIITAVNDIDSVVECIRNGAQDYILKPVDKDHLRNRVQQALERRELERENRLLRASLLDGEIRHPEAFSDIVTQDQKMHAIFRYCEAVAPSTKPILITGETGTGKELVAQALHRLSGRKGEFVAVNIAAFDDPVFADTLFGHSRGAFTGADTPRAGLVEKAAGGTLFLDEIGDLPALSQVKLLRLLQEKEYFPVGSDNAKKANVRIVASTLKNLVDLRHRGLFRDDLYYRLTTHRIHIPPLRERPGDIPCLLDHFLELDAREQKRKPPSYHPELINLLRSYAFPGNIRELRGMISDAFMNHASHMLSSSSFRQYIMNECDTKLLTSSIGTTDDLETLQFTTENLPTLKSAIDTMTSKLICKAMEISGGNQTVASGLLGITQQALSAKIKKLKSIK
- a CDS encoding IS3 family transposase translates to MNRRTFRRPSGQDCNVELRLRLRGLTEELLRVDSPRLQTLLHRKGLVVNHKRVARVYREEGLSSGSSTAANG
- a CDS encoding PEP-CTERM sorting domain-containing protein, with amino-acid sequence MRLVALFASFCMIVSLMLSPVRASTIYQIDDGIGDESIGVTTPGLSWTWMNSFNAVGGQDQITSVSIMWGQVSDGLAALVKIWDDPNNDGNPNDRVLLNTLEVVISNANTDVFSLYDIADTLVSGSFFVGVEMASDSNMYPARIDFTLPHQQRSWVGTLDGQIAMNLIDNYGYAGNWMIRANGAGTAPVPEPSTFLLLGSGLLGLFAFRARPERDWTCQNDQPGGAKLPGFVLLAIGKVLEVGLGQVGLVVRGDAQHSTARTGRVALALGNGRGQ
- a CDS encoding transposase yields the protein MTVASLCRQHVMSDATFCKWRSKYGGLDVSEARHLRRIEEENQRLKRLVAKQPLNIQVLKEILGNSR